AAACGTCGTCGGACTTCACCGTCAGCATCTCCTGGAGCGTATAGGCCGCACCGTAGGCCTCCAGCGCCCAGACCTCCATCTCGCCGAAGCGCTGGCCGCCGAACTGGGCCTTGCCGCCCAGCGGCTGCTGGGTGACGAGGCTGTAGGGGCCGATCGAACGCGCGTGGATCTTGTCGTCCACGAGATGGTGCAGCTTCAGCATGTAGATGTACCCGACCGTGACCGGGCGCGTGAACGGTTCGCCCGTCCGCCCGTCGATCAGCGTGACCTGACCGGACGTCTGGAGACCGGCACTGACCAAGGCATTGTGGATGTCCTCCTCGCGCGCACCGTCGAAGACGGGGGTCGCGATCGGGACGCCGTTGGTCAGGTTGTTGGAGAGTTCGAGGATCTCGTTCTCGTCCAGGGCAGCCAGTTCGTCCTTGTGGTAGTCGCCGTAGATATCGCCCAGGCGCGTCCGCAGCGCGTCAGCCCCGTTGCGGCCGTGGCTGATCCCGTCGAGCAGGTCGCTGATCTGACGTCCCAGGCCGGCGCATGCCCAGCCAAGATGCGTCTCCAGGATCTGCCCGACGTTCATGCGCGACGGCACGCCCAGGGGGTTCAGGACGATGTCGACCGGCGTGCCGTCCTCGAGCGAGGGCATGTCCTCGATTGGCACGATGCGCGACACCACGCCCTTGTTGCCGTGGCGGCCGGCCATCTTGTCGCCCGACTGCAGCTTGCGCTTCACCGCCACGAAGACCTTGACCATCTTCATGACGCCTGGCGGCAGTTCGTCGCCGCGCTGCAGCTTCTCGACCTTGTTCTCGAACCGATCCTGCAGGCGCTTGACGCTCTCGTCGAAGTGCCGGCCGATGCGCTCGATCTCGGCCATGACCTGATCGTCGCCCACCACCAGCTGACGCCACTGGCCGGGCGCGAACTGGCCGAGCACCGCCTCCGTCACCTCGGTGCCGGCCTTGGCGCCCTTCGGACCGCTGGCGATCTTCTGGCCGACCAGCAGTTCCTTCAAACGGGCATGGAACGTCCGACTGATGATCGCGCGCTCGTCGTCACGGTCCTTCGCCAGGCGCTCGATCTCGGCCTGGTCGATGGCGCGCGCACGCTCGTCCTTCTCCACGCCGCGGCGCGAGAACACGCGGACCTCGACCACCGTACCCTGCACGCCCGGGGGCACGCGCAGCGACGTGTCGCGCACGTCGGAGGCCTTCTCGCCGAAGATCGCCCGGAGCAGCTTCTCCTCCGGAGTCATCGGCGATTCGCCCTTCGGCGTCACCTTGCCGACCAGGATGTCGCCCGGCTTCACCTCGGCACCGATGTAGACGATACCCGCCTCGTCCATCTGGCGAAGCGCTTCCTCGCCGACGTTCGGGATGTCGCGGGTGATCTCCTCCTGACCCAGCTTGGTGTCGCGGGCCATCACCTCGAATTCCTCGATATGGATCGAGGTGAAGACGTCGTCGCGCGCGATGCGCTCTGAAATGACGATCGAGTCCTCGAAGTTGAACCCGTTCCACGGCATGAACGCGACCAGCACGTTCCGGCCGAGGGCGAGATCGCCGAGGTTCGTCGACGGGCCGTCCGCGATAATGTCGCCCTTGGCCACACGATCGCCGACGCTCACCAAGGGACGCTGCGTGATGCAGGTGTTCTGGTTCGAACGCTGGAACTTGCGCAGGTTGTAGATGTCCACGCCCATACCGTCGACCGCCTCGCCCTCCGCCACGCGGACGACGATGCGGGTCGCGTCGATCTGGTCGATCACGCCGCCGCGGCGCGCCGACACCGCCGCGCCGGAGTCACGGGCAACCGCGACCTCCATGCCGGTACCGACCAGCGGTGCCTCGGAGCGGAGGAGCGGGACGGCCTGCCGCTGCATGTTCGAGCCCATCAGCGCGCGGTTGGCGTCGTCGTTCTCGAGGAACGGGATGAGCGCCGCGGCGACGGAGACGAGCTGCTTCGGCGACACGTCGATCATCTGGATCGCGTCCGGCCGGGCGAGCAGGAAGTCGTTGCCGTGGCGGCAACTGACGAGGTCGGACGCGAGCATGCCGTTCGCATCGACCTCGGCGTTCGCCTGGGCGATCGTGTACTTCCCCTCCTCCATGGCCGTCATGTAGACGACCTCGTCGGTGACCTTGCCGTCCTGCACGCGCCGGTACGGGCTCTCGATGAAGCCGTACTGGTTCACCCGCGCATAGGTGGCCAGGCTGTTGATCAGGCCGATGTTCGGCCCTTCCGGCGTCTCGATGGGGCAGATCCGGCCGTAATGCGTCGGATGCACGTCGCGCACCTCGAAACCCGCGCGCTCACGGGTCAGACCGCCCGGGCCGAGGGCCGAGAGACGCCGCTTGTGCGTGATCTCCGACAGCGGGTTGGTCTGGTCCATGAACTGGCTGAGCTGCGACGAGCCGAAGAACTCGCGCACTGCGGCCGCCGCCGGCTTGGCGTTGATCAGGTCCTGCGGCATCACCGCGTCGATGTCGACCGAACTCATGCGCTCGCGGATCGCACGCTCCATGCGGAGCAGCCCGACGCGGTACTGGTTTTCCATCAGTTCGCCGACCGACCGGACGCGGCGGTTGCCGAGATGATCGATATCGTCGATCTCACCCTTGCCGTCCTTCAGGTCGACGAGAGTGCGGACGATGGCCAAGATGTCCGCCTTGCGCAGCGTCCGGACCGTATCCTCGGTCTCCAGGTTCAGGCGCGCGTTCATCTTTACGCGGCCGACCGCCGAGAGGTCGTAGCGCTCACTGTCGAAGAACAGGCCGCGGAACAGCGTGTCGGCGCTCTCCAGGGTCGGCGGCTCCCCCGGCCGCATGACCTTGTAGATGTCGATCAGCGCGTCTTCCCGCGTCTCGTTGCGGTCGGCCGCCAACGTATTGCGGATGTAGCCGCCGACATTGATGTGGTCGATCGCGAGGGTCGGGAGCTGCGTCGCACCGACCTCGAGGAGCCGCTCGAGCAGGTCCTTGGTGATCTCCTCGCCGGCCTCGGCGTAGATCTCGCCAGTCTCGCCGTTGACGATGTCCTCGGCGATGAAGCGGCCATACAGCTCCTCGTCGTCGACGAGCTGCTCCTCGATGCCCTGCTCGCGCATCCGCTCCAGGATCCGCGGGGTGATCTTGGTGCCCATCTTCACGACGATCTCGCCGGTGCGGGCGTCCTTCAGGTCACCCGTCAGCTTGACGCCGCGGAGGCGGTCGGGATCGAAGCGTGTCGTCCAGCCGGCACTGGCGTGCTCGAAGACGACCCGCTCGTAGAAGTGCGCCAGGATCTCGTCGGCGGTCATACCGTGGACGTCGGCCGGCGGCAGCGTCGCGTTCGGGTCGCCCTGCTTCAGCTGCAGGCGGCGCGCCTCCGTGGCGGTGCTGTCGAGCGCCATGAGCAGCGTCGTCACCGGCAGCTTGCGCCGCCGGTCGATGCGCACATAGACGAGATCTTTGGAATCGAACTCGAAGTCGAGCCAGGAGCCGCGGTACGGGATCACCCGGGCGGCATAGAGATACTTGCCCGAAGAGTGGGTCTTGCCGCGGTCATGGTCGAAGAAGACGCCCGGCGAGCGGTGCATCTGCGAAACGATCACGCGCTCGGTGCCGTTGATCACGAAGGTGCCGTTGTCCGTCATGAGCGGCATGTCGCCCATGTAGACTTCCTGCTCCTTGATGTCGCGGATCGACCGCGACCCCGTCTCCTCGTCGACGTCCCAGACGACCAGACGGAGAGTGACCTTCAGGGGCGCCGCGAACGTCATGCCGCGCTGCTGGCACTCTTCGACGTCGTACTTCGGCTCCTCGAACTCGTACTTCACGAATTCGAGCTGGGCCTTGTCGCCAAAATCCTTGATCGGGAAGATGGAGGCGAAAACCTCCTGCAGCCCGGCCTGCTTACGATCGCTCCACAGCTTGTCCATCTGCAGGAACGCGTCGTAGGACGTTTTCTGAACCTCGATGAGGTTCGGGATCGGGGCCACCTCCGGAATGCGACCGAAGTACTTGCGGATGCGCTTGCGACCGGTGAACGTCGAAATGGCCATGCCCGATTGTTCTCCACTACGGCCCCGCGAACGAGGCGTACTTCATCGGCGGCGCCGGCGGCTTCATCCCCGGAAACGGCACGCTCCCGGATCAGAGCCAGGAGACGACCGGCCCGGTCGCCGGCGGAGCGCATCACAGGGATGCGCGAAAACGGCACGACGCGCTGCGGTGGGGCAACCCACCGCAGCGCGGACCGAGTTATATAAGTTCCCGCGCTCCGCCCGCAAGACGGAAGACGCCGGATAGAGGACCCGGCAGGTCCGCCGCCCTCACTTGAGTTCGACGGTCGCCCCGGCTTCCTCGAGCTGCTTCTTGAACTTGTCGGCCTCGTCCTTGGACACGCCTTCCTTGACGGCCTTCGGCGCGGCCTCAACAAGATCCTTCGCTTCCTTCAGGCCGAGGCCAGTGATGGCGCGGACTTCCTTGATGACGTTGATCTTCTTCTCGCCGGCGGCGGCGAGGATCACGTCGAACTCGGTCTTCTCCTCGGCGGCCGGGGCAGCGGCAGCGGCACCGCCGGCAGCGGCGACGGCGACCGGAGCGGCGGCGGAAACGCCCCACTTCTCCTCGAGCAGCTTGGAGAGCTCGGCGGCCTCGATGACCGTGAGAGCGGAGAGTTCGTCGACGAG
The sequence above is drawn from the Constrictibacter sp. MBR-5 genome and encodes:
- the rpoB gene encoding DNA-directed RNA polymerase subunit beta translates to MAISTFTGRKRIRKYFGRIPEVAPIPNLIEVQKTSYDAFLQMDKLWSDRKQAGLQEVFASIFPIKDFGDKAQLEFVKYEFEEPKYDVEECQQRGMTFAAPLKVTLRLVVWDVDEETGSRSIRDIKEQEVYMGDMPLMTDNGTFVINGTERVIVSQMHRSPGVFFDHDRGKTHSSGKYLYAARVIPYRGSWLDFEFDSKDLVYVRIDRRRKLPVTTLLMALDSTATEARRLQLKQGDPNATLPPADVHGMTADEILAHFYERVVFEHASAGWTTRFDPDRLRGVKLTGDLKDARTGEIVVKMGTKITPRILERMREQGIEEQLVDDEELYGRFIAEDIVNGETGEIYAEAGEEITKDLLERLLEVGATQLPTLAIDHINVGGYIRNTLAADRNETREDALIDIYKVMRPGEPPTLESADTLFRGLFFDSERYDLSAVGRVKMNARLNLETEDTVRTLRKADILAIVRTLVDLKDGKGEIDDIDHLGNRRVRSVGELMENQYRVGLLRMERAIRERMSSVDIDAVMPQDLINAKPAAAAVREFFGSSQLSQFMDQTNPLSEITHKRRLSALGPGGLTRERAGFEVRDVHPTHYGRICPIETPEGPNIGLINSLATYARVNQYGFIESPYRRVQDGKVTDEVVYMTAMEEGKYTIAQANAEVDANGMLASDLVSCRHGNDFLLARPDAIQMIDVSPKQLVSVAAALIPFLENDDANRALMGSNMQRQAVPLLRSEAPLVGTGMEVAVARDSGAAVSARRGGVIDQIDATRIVVRVAEGEAVDGMGVDIYNLRKFQRSNQNTCITQRPLVSVGDRVAKGDIIADGPSTNLGDLALGRNVLVAFMPWNGFNFEDSIVISERIARDDVFTSIHIEEFEVMARDTKLGQEEITRDIPNVGEEALRQMDEAGIVYIGAEVKPGDILVGKVTPKGESPMTPEEKLLRAIFGEKASDVRDTSLRVPPGVQGTVVEVRVFSRRGVEKDERARAIDQAEIERLAKDRDDERAIISRTFHARLKELLVGQKIASGPKGAKAGTEVTEAVLGQFAPGQWRQLVVGDDQVMAEIERIGRHFDESVKRLQDRFENKVEKLQRGDELPPGVMKMVKVFVAVKRKLQSGDKMAGRHGNKGVVSRIVPIEDMPSLEDGTPVDIVLNPLGVPSRMNVGQILETHLGWACAGLGRQISDLLDGISHGRNGADALRTRLGDIYGDYHKDELAALDENEILELSNNLTNGVPIATPVFDGAREEDIHNALVSAGLQTSGQVTLIDGRTGEPFTRPVTVGYIYMLKLHHLVDDKIHARSIGPYSLVTQQPLGGKAQFGGQRFGEMEVWALEAYGAAYTLQEMLTVKSDDVSGRTKVYEAIVRGDDTFEAGIPESFNVLVKELRSLGLNVDLQESEV
- the rplL gene encoding 50S ribosomal protein L7/L12, which translates into the protein MADLQKLVDELSALTVIEAAELSKLLEEKWGVSAAAPVAVAAAGGAAAAAPAAEEKTEFDVILAAAGEKKINVIKEVRAITGLGLKEAKDLVEAAPKAVKEGVSKDEADKFKKQLEEAGATVELK